In one window of Episyrphus balteatus chromosome 3, idEpiBalt1.1, whole genome shotgun sequence DNA:
- the LOC129914005 gene encoding proteoglycan 4 isoform X3: MVVDIKMCRFDNVPWGFRLVGGSDFEIPLTVVKVTEGSLAEEAGLKLDDVIVRINDEPTSPMSHDEAHRVISSCGNVFFLGIQRAEEEEAEAPKFFPTIGNRETSRTPDPIIDPSIQNQIDELSKSPPPNLDVVENLLAEEPGIQNEDEEIASLLSPEPDVQDEQPVIGVNVNRVFPKPGVCKSSEVMRELNEEAMKTKQEKDLDKKKWTTFMQKPNRPIPKSKAQLEAEARAANAYKVKIVKNYKKPEPPRPSTPVPESEPEVIEPPKEKTPPPEVEEEPPTDTEVPNLEPTNEAGSQEEPSTEAKAESEGDKPAEETDTKGEEVEDAKDETTANEKRAFESVDREARSPSVSGSLREKTEEELQLEQQLANVQQQLLALANLPSTIQSTLDAVTKQLSELLPTFKLQPKLVKEATPEITVEVQQEERKEVTAEESAETSIIEKETVEIEEQSSEIISTEVTQSYHEETTVKIETESKQEVTVQEYETSHRNIEEEQMEEEQNLKRKKHLTVHFNM; this comes from the exons gtaactGAGGGCAGTTTAGCTGAGGAAGCTGGGCTTAAATTGGACGATGTAATCGTTCGCATTAACGATGAACCAACAAGCCCAATGTCCCATGATGAAGCTCATAGGGTTATTTCGAGTTGTGGCAACGTCTTTTTCTTAGGAATTCAAAG ggcagaagaagaagaagctgAAGCACCAAAGTTTTTCCCCACAATCGGGAATAGGGAAACCTCTAGAACTCCCGATCCTATAATAGACCCGTCTATTCAAAATCAAATCGATGAACTATCCAAAAGTCCACCACCAAATCTTGATGTGGTAGAAAATCTATTAGCTGAAGAACCTGGTATTCAAAATGAAGATGAAGAAATTGCTAGTTTATTGTCTCCTGAACCGGATGTCCAAGATGAACAACCTGTTATTGG agtgAATGTAAATAGAGTATTTCCGAAACCAGGAGTCTGTAAAAGCAGTGAGGTTATGCGTGAACTAAATGAAGAAGCCATGAAGACCAAACAAGAAAAAGATTTGGACAAGAAAAAATGGACAACTTTCATGCAAAAACCAAATCGACCAATTCCGAAGAGCAAGGCCCAACTTGAAGCTGAGGCTAGAGCTGCAAATGCTTATAAAGTGAAAATTGTTAAGAATTACAAGAAACCTGAACCTCCACGTCCATCTACTCCAGTT cCTGAATCCGAACCGGAAGTTATCGAACCTCCAAAAGAGAAGACTCCTCCGCCAGAAGTTGAAGAAGAACCACCAACTGATACTGAAGTACCAAACTTGGAACCAACAAATGAAGCAGGTTCTCAAGAAGAACCTTCAACTGAAGCTAAAGCTGAGTCTGAAGGTGATAAGCCAGCAGAAGAAACTGACACCAAGGGTGAAGAAGTGGAGGATGCCAAAGATGAGACTACTGCTAATGAGAAACGAGCTTTTGAATCTGTTGATCGTGAAGCAAGGTCTCCTTCTGTTAGTGGATCTCTCCGAGAAAAGACCGAAGAAGAACTTCAATTGGAACAGCAACTTGCCAACGTGCAACAACAACTTCTTGCTTTAGCTAATTTGCCTTCGACAATTCAAAGCACTCTTGATGCAGTTACCAAGCAATTAAGTGAACTTTTGCCAACTTTTAAGCTACAGCCCAAACTTGTGAAGGAAGCTACTCCAGAAATTACTGTAGAAGTTCAACAGGAAGAAA GAAAAGAAGTCACTGCTGAAGAATCCGCCGAAACTTCAATTATTGAGAAGGAAACAGTTGAGATTGAGGAACAATCTTCTGAGATAATTTCAACTGAAGTTACCCAATCATATCACGAAGAAACCACTGTTAAAATTGAAACCGAAAGCAAACAAGAAGTCACAGTTCAGGAATACGAAACTAGTCACAGGAATATTGAAGAAGAACAAATGGAAGAGGAACAGAATTTGAAGAGGAAGAAG CATCTCACCGTGCACTTTAATATGTAA
- the LOC129914005 gene encoding stage VI sporulation protein D isoform X2 yields the protein MVVDIKMCRFDNVPWGFRLVGGSDFEIPLTVVKVTEGSLAEEAGLKLDDVIVRINDEPTSPMSHDEAHRVISSCGNVFFLGIQRAEEEEAEAPKFFPTIGNRETSRTPDPIIDPSIQNQIDELSKSPPPNLDVVENLLAEEPGIQNEDEEIASLLSPEPDVQDEQPVIGVNVNRVFPKPGVCKSSEVMRELNEEAMKTKQEKDLDKKKWTTFMQKPNRPIPKSKAQLEAEARAANAYKVKIVKNYKKPEPPRPSTPVPESEPEVIEPPKEKTPPPEVEEEPPTDTEVPNLEPTNEAGSQEEPSTEAKAESEGDKPAEETDTKGEEVEDAKDETTANEKRAFESVDREARSPSVSGSLREKTEEELQLEQQLANVQQQLLALANLPSTIQSTLDAVTKQLSELLPTFKLQPKLVKEATPEITVEVQQEERKEVTAEESAETSIIEKETVEIEEQSSEIISTEVTQSYHEETTVKIETESKQEVTVQEYETSHRNIEEEQMEEEQNLKRKKVWQYLQAVQQNLSSPRPKWPIPLIEFDENDERVMLPKELETITGA from the exons gtaactGAGGGCAGTTTAGCTGAGGAAGCTGGGCTTAAATTGGACGATGTAATCGTTCGCATTAACGATGAACCAACAAGCCCAATGTCCCATGATGAAGCTCATAGGGTTATTTCGAGTTGTGGCAACGTCTTTTTCTTAGGAATTCAAAG ggcagaagaagaagaagctgAAGCACCAAAGTTTTTCCCCACAATCGGGAATAGGGAAACCTCTAGAACTCCCGATCCTATAATAGACCCGTCTATTCAAAATCAAATCGATGAACTATCCAAAAGTCCACCACCAAATCTTGATGTGGTAGAAAATCTATTAGCTGAAGAACCTGGTATTCAAAATGAAGATGAAGAAATTGCTAGTTTATTGTCTCCTGAACCGGATGTCCAAGATGAACAACCTGTTATTGG agtgAATGTAAATAGAGTATTTCCGAAACCAGGAGTCTGTAAAAGCAGTGAGGTTATGCGTGAACTAAATGAAGAAGCCATGAAGACCAAACAAGAAAAAGATTTGGACAAGAAAAAATGGACAACTTTCATGCAAAAACCAAATCGACCAATTCCGAAGAGCAAGGCCCAACTTGAAGCTGAGGCTAGAGCTGCAAATGCTTATAAAGTGAAAATTGTTAAGAATTACAAGAAACCTGAACCTCCACGTCCATCTACTCCAGTT cCTGAATCCGAACCGGAAGTTATCGAACCTCCAAAAGAGAAGACTCCTCCGCCAGAAGTTGAAGAAGAACCACCAACTGATACTGAAGTACCAAACTTGGAACCAACAAATGAAGCAGGTTCTCAAGAAGAACCTTCAACTGAAGCTAAAGCTGAGTCTGAAGGTGATAAGCCAGCAGAAGAAACTGACACCAAGGGTGAAGAAGTGGAGGATGCCAAAGATGAGACTACTGCTAATGAGAAACGAGCTTTTGAATCTGTTGATCGTGAAGCAAGGTCTCCTTCTGTTAGTGGATCTCTCCGAGAAAAGACCGAAGAAGAACTTCAATTGGAACAGCAACTTGCCAACGTGCAACAACAACTTCTTGCTTTAGCTAATTTGCCTTCGACAATTCAAAGCACTCTTGATGCAGTTACCAAGCAATTAAGTGAACTTTTGCCAACTTTTAAGCTACAGCCCAAACTTGTGAAGGAAGCTACTCCAGAAATTACTGTAGAAGTTCAACAGGAAGAAA GAAAAGAAGTCACTGCTGAAGAATCCGCCGAAACTTCAATTATTGAGAAGGAAACAGTTGAGATTGAGGAACAATCTTCTGAGATAATTTCAACTGAAGTTACCCAATCATATCACGAAGAAACCACTGTTAAAATTGAAACCGAAAGCAAACAAGAAGTCACAGTTCAGGAATACGAAACTAGTCACAGGAATATTGAAGAAGAACAAATGGAAGAGGAACAGAATTTGAAGAGGAAGAAG GTTTGGCAATACTTGCAAGCTGTTCAGCAGAATCTTAGCAGTCCTAGACCTAAATGGCCAATACCTTTGATtgaatttgatgaaaatgatgaaAGAGTCATGTTGCCAAAAGAGTTGGAGACAATTACTGGTGCTTAG
- the LOC129914005 gene encoding stage VI sporulation protein D isoform X1, with product MVVDIKMCRFDNVPWGFRLVGGSDFEIPLTVVKVTEGSLAEEAGLKLDDVIVRINDEPTSPMSHDEAHRVISSCGNVFFLGIQRAEEEEAEAPKFFPTIGNRETSRTPDPIIDPSIQNQIDELSKSPPPNLDVVENLLAEEPGIQNEDEEIASLLSPEPDVQDEQPVIGVNVNRVFPKPGVCKSSEVMRELNEEAMKTKQEKDLDKKKWTTFMQKPNRPIPKSKAQLEAEARAANAYKVKIVKNYKKPEPPRPSTPVPESEPEVIEPPKEKTPPPEVEEEPPTDTEVPNLEPTNEAGSQEEPSTEAKAESEGDKPAEETDTKGEEVEDAKDETTANEKRAFESVDREARSPSVSGSLREKTEEELQLEQQLANVQQQLLALANLPSTIQSTLDAVTKQLSELLPTFKLQPKLVKEATPEITVEVQQEERKEVTAEESAETSIIEKETVEIEEQSSEIISTEVTQSYHEETTVKIETESKQEVTVQEYETSHRNIEEEQMEEEQNLKRKKETGVIEELQKQIEHKETQKRKKSKRMFGPLVPQERPLVLPGGRRWYRPKDAYNDEFIAETLTAQAELIAGTAVGVNFMKYQKPEKKVDLDKSEVYKVLHHLDRSPVRGIEVRPPVVVAEADIRRAVES from the exons gtaactGAGGGCAGTTTAGCTGAGGAAGCTGGGCTTAAATTGGACGATGTAATCGTTCGCATTAACGATGAACCAACAAGCCCAATGTCCCATGATGAAGCTCATAGGGTTATTTCGAGTTGTGGCAACGTCTTTTTCTTAGGAATTCAAAG ggcagaagaagaagaagctgAAGCACCAAAGTTTTTCCCCACAATCGGGAATAGGGAAACCTCTAGAACTCCCGATCCTATAATAGACCCGTCTATTCAAAATCAAATCGATGAACTATCCAAAAGTCCACCACCAAATCTTGATGTGGTAGAAAATCTATTAGCTGAAGAACCTGGTATTCAAAATGAAGATGAAGAAATTGCTAGTTTATTGTCTCCTGAACCGGATGTCCAAGATGAACAACCTGTTATTGG agtgAATGTAAATAGAGTATTTCCGAAACCAGGAGTCTGTAAAAGCAGTGAGGTTATGCGTGAACTAAATGAAGAAGCCATGAAGACCAAACAAGAAAAAGATTTGGACAAGAAAAAATGGACAACTTTCATGCAAAAACCAAATCGACCAATTCCGAAGAGCAAGGCCCAACTTGAAGCTGAGGCTAGAGCTGCAAATGCTTATAAAGTGAAAATTGTTAAGAATTACAAGAAACCTGAACCTCCACGTCCATCTACTCCAGTT cCTGAATCCGAACCGGAAGTTATCGAACCTCCAAAAGAGAAGACTCCTCCGCCAGAAGTTGAAGAAGAACCACCAACTGATACTGAAGTACCAAACTTGGAACCAACAAATGAAGCAGGTTCTCAAGAAGAACCTTCAACTGAAGCTAAAGCTGAGTCTGAAGGTGATAAGCCAGCAGAAGAAACTGACACCAAGGGTGAAGAAGTGGAGGATGCCAAAGATGAGACTACTGCTAATGAGAAACGAGCTTTTGAATCTGTTGATCGTGAAGCAAGGTCTCCTTCTGTTAGTGGATCTCTCCGAGAAAAGACCGAAGAAGAACTTCAATTGGAACAGCAACTTGCCAACGTGCAACAACAACTTCTTGCTTTAGCTAATTTGCCTTCGACAATTCAAAGCACTCTTGATGCAGTTACCAAGCAATTAAGTGAACTTTTGCCAACTTTTAAGCTACAGCCCAAACTTGTGAAGGAAGCTACTCCAGAAATTACTGTAGAAGTTCAACAGGAAGAAA GAAAAGAAGTCACTGCTGAAGAATCCGCCGAAACTTCAATTATTGAGAAGGAAACAGTTGAGATTGAGGAACAATCTTCTGAGATAATTTCAACTGAAGTTACCCAATCATATCACGAAGAAACCACTGTTAAAATTGAAACCGAAAGCAAACAAGAAGTCACAGTTCAGGAATACGAAACTAGTCACAGGAATATTGAAGAAGAACAAATGGAAGAGGAACAGAATTTGAAGAGGAAGAAG GAAACTGGTGTTATTGAAGAGCTACAAAAGCAAATCGAACACAAGGAAACACAAAAACGTAAAAAGTCAAAACGCATGTTCGGGCCATTGGTTCCACAAGAGCGGCCATTAGTTTTGCCCGGTGGCAGGCGATGGTATCGCCCCAAAGATGCTTATAATGATGAGTTTATTGCAGAAACCTTGACTGCTCAGGCAGAACTTATTGCTGGCACAGCTGTTgg agttaattttatgaaatacCAGAAACCAGAGAAGAAAGTCGATTTGGATAAAAGCGAAGTTTACAAAGTTCTTCATCACTTGGATAGATCACCAGTTAGAGGAATTGAAGTTCGTCCACCAGTTGTTGTTGCCGAAGCAGATATAAGGAGAGCAGTTGAATCATAA
- the LOC129913318 gene encoding protein D3-like, with protein sequence MIKLILIVATIISFALAATDSEMTKKMKKFKIIPQIVSGNVPELLKITFDSGASVNMGNKILPSQAKNQPKVEWNADKHSFYTIVCFDADAPSPADPSLSKLVTWMVGNIPGNDIASGHVLAPYIAVSPPKGKQWHRAVWLVYKQPSKLKFDEPQVDKYTLEGRTNYPLEEFLKKNGIGEPVAGNFCMTKFDPHVLDVYKRLICCNKYNEEKESL encoded by the exons atgattaaattaatattaatcgTGGCTACGATTATTTCATTTGCTTTGGCAGCAACTGATTCTGAAATgactaaaaaaatgaaaaagtttaaaattatacCACAAATTGTATCTGGAAATGTTCCAGAATTGTTGAAG ataacttTCGATAGCGGAGCATCAGTTAACATGGGAAACAAAATATTACCATCGCAAGCAAAAAACCAACCAAAAGTAGAATGGAATGCTGATAAACATTCCTTTTATACAATTGTATGTTTTGATGCCGATGCACCTTCACCAGCAGATCCTTCTTTAAGTAAACTTGTAACATGGATGGTGGGAAATATTCCTGGTAATGATATTGCTTCGGGACACGTTCTTGCTCCATACATTGCTGTTTCTCCACCAAAAGGAAAACAATGGCATCGAGCAGTTTGGTTGGTGTACAAACAACCAAGTAAATTAAAGTTTGATGAACCACAAGTTGATAAATATACTCTTGAGGGAAGAACAAACTATCCCTTAGAAGAGTTTTTGAAGAAGAACGGAATAGGTGAACCTGTAGCTGGAAACTTTTGTATGACTAAATTTGATCCTCATGTTTTAGATGTGTATAAAAGATTGATATGTTGTAATAAATACAATGAAGAAAAGGAAAGTTTGTAA
- the LOC129913322 gene encoding protein D3-like has protein sequence MNKIVLSVLLFSAVFCNARPDDPEVTKRMKEDDIIPDVISEDVPDLLEITFATGITANLGNEITPTEAQFEPKFNWKADPNKYYFLVTLDPDAPGPDDPFNALLNTHMVGNIPGKDVSSGDVIFEYLPPATPKGVGFNRYASLIFEQPEKLDFDIEHIDDRHFEGRQNFDLEKVVSDYNLGEPLFGNFYKSQYDDSVLLTYKKLNCCIEYNKP, from the exons ATGAATAAAATTGTGTTGTCAGTTTTGCTGTTTTCTGCAGTTTTTTGCAATGCACGCCCAGATGACCCTGAAGTTACAAAACGTATGAAGGAGGATGATATTATTCCAGATGTGATTTCTGAAGATGTTCCTGACTTATTAGAG ATTACATTCGCAACCGGTATCACAGCTAATTTGGGTAATGAAATAACACCAACTGAAGCCCAATTTGAAccaaaatttaattggaaagcTGATCCAAATAAGTACTACTTCCTTGTAACTCTTGATCCTGATGCACCTGGACCAGATGATCCATTCAATGCTCTACTCAATACTCATATGGTTGGAAATATTCCCGGAAAAGATGTTAGTTCTGGAGacgttatttttgaatatcttccaCCAGCAACACCCAAAGGAGTAGGTTTTAATCGTTATGCCAGTTTGATTTTTGAACAACCTGAAAAGCTTGATTTCGATATTGAGCATATAGACGATCGTCATTTCGAAGGACGTCAAAATTTTGACCTCGAGAAAGTTGTGTCCGATTACAATTTGGGAGAACCTTTATTTGGTAACTTCTATAAATCTCAATATGA